A window of Flavobacterium flavigenum contains these coding sequences:
- a CDS encoding quinol:cytochrome C oxidoreductase, translated as MYTFSSKLKTFSIILMAVGILGIGYGFLNAPKNIEEVETLLKKEASEHGGGHHEAAQAHHEEKTQEATHHAEAEETHPQVVVNKDSIVANADTVHEEKTEVVHETAVANHEVKADKHEEVSHEQDHKAHAEHVLHQLQNKPWSALYVACIFFLLLTMGVLAFYAIQQVAQAGWSPVLFRVMQGITAYLPAGSIIFFIILVLCGLHFNHIFVWLGEAVTDPKSPNYDAIIAGKSGYLNFPFWIIRAFIFLLGWNLYRIYSRKNCLAQDEANDDLYYKKNFKLSAGFLVFFIVSESIMSWDWIMSFDPHWFSTLFGWYVFASFFVSGITTIALVTVYLKSKGYLEYVNTSHIHDLAKFMFGISVFWTYLWFSQFMLIWYANIPEEVTYFVTRIQLYNLPFFGAVVMNFVFPLLILINTDFKRLNWVIVMAGIVILLGHYVDFFNMIMPGTVGDRWFIGVSEIASILFFLGLFIFVVFTALSKSPLLAKRNPFIEESKHFHY; from the coding sequence ATGTACACATTTTCAAGTAAATTAAAAACTTTTTCTATCATTCTAATGGCCGTTGGTATATTAGGGATTGGATATGGTTTTTTAAACGCTCCTAAAAATATTGAAGAGGTAGAAACTCTTCTTAAAAAAGAAGCATCAGAGCACGGTGGTGGGCATCATGAAGCTGCTCAAGCACATCATGAAGAAAAAACACAAGAAGCTACTCACCATGCAGAGGCTGAAGAAACACATCCACAGGTTGTTGTAAATAAAGATTCTATTGTTGCAAATGCAGATACAGTTCACGAAGAAAAAACTGAAGTAGTTCACGAAACTGCGGTTGCTAATCATGAAGTAAAAGCAGACAAGCACGAAGAAGTTTCTCATGAACAAGATCATAAAGCGCATGCTGAACATGTTTTACACCAATTGCAAAACAAACCTTGGTCAGCTTTGTATGTTGCTTGTATTTTCTTCTTATTGCTTACTATGGGAGTTTTAGCATTTTATGCTATTCAACAAGTAGCTCAGGCTGGTTGGTCTCCTGTTTTATTTAGAGTTATGCAGGGTATTACAGCTTATTTACCGGCTGGTTCTATTATTTTCTTTATTATTTTGGTTCTTTGTGGTTTACACTTTAATCATATATTTGTTTGGTTAGGTGAAGCTGTTACTGATCCTAAAAGCCCTAATTATGACGCTATCATTGCTGGAAAATCTGGTTATTTAAATTTTCCTTTTTGGATCATCAGAGCATTTATCTTTTTGTTAGGCTGGAACTTATATCGTATTTATTCTAGAAAAAACTGTCTGGCTCAGGATGAAGCTAATGATGATTTATATTACAAAAAGAATTTTAAATTATCTGCTGGTTTCTTAGTATTCTTTATAGTTTCTGAGTCTATTATGTCTTGGGACTGGATAATGTCTTTTGATCCTCACTGGTTTAGTACATTATTTGGATGGTATGTATTTGCTTCTTTCTTTGTAAGCGGTATTACAACTATTGCATTAGTTACAGTTTATTTAAAATCTAAAGGATATTTAGAGTATGTAAATACAAGCCATATTCATGATTTAGCTAAATTTATGTTTGGTATTAGTGTATTCTGGACGTATTTATGGTTCTCTCAATTTATGTTGATTTGGTACGCAAATATTCCTGAAGAGGTAACTTATTTCGTAACAAGAATTCAATTGTATAACCTGCCTTTCTTTGGTGCTGTAGTTATGAATTTTGTTTTCCCGTTATTGATATTAATCAATACAGATTTCAAACGTCTTAACTGGGTTATTGTAATGGCTGGAATTGTGATCTTGTTAGGACACTATGTTGACTTCTTTAATATGATTATGCCTGGAACAGTTGGTGACAGATGGTTTATTGGAGTTTCTGAAATTGCATCTATTCTTTTCTTCTTAGGTTTATTTATTTTCGTAGTGTTTACTGCTTTGAGTAAATCTCCTCTGTTAGCAAAAAGAAATCCTTTCATAGAAGAAAGTAAACATTTTCATTATTAA
- a CDS encoding cytochrome c oxidase subunit II — MTSLLVIIVLVLLAVALWQLTKIFDLTQVGASSDDSQVASDNDNNVQGYIMFGFLAFIYIFTIYGLLKWGNLALHTPASEHGLLVDNLMNITWVLIFTVQVITQGLLYWFSFKYKGNKDKKALFFADSNKLEAIWSIIPSVVLAILILYGLYAWNNIMFVDKDEDVVEIELYAQQFKWTARYAGQDNVLGKANVRLIEGINTLGVDMSDPNSQDDIVVTELHIPKGKKVHFKMRSQDVLHSAYFPHFRAQMNCVPGMVTEFAFIPTYTTAEYRELPFMIEKVANINKLRNEKSAELVAKGGTALDPYTFDYLLLCNKICGASHYNMQMKVVVDSPEDYKKWLSEKTTLAQDIKAAAAAEKPVEGDEPTTDTTTKVKDTVKAVIDTVKAAVAKVAVK; from the coding sequence ATGACAAGTTTGTTGGTAATTATAGTTTTAGTTTTATTAGCAGTTGCATTATGGCAATTGACCAAGATTTTCGATCTTACTCAGGTTGGGGCTTCTTCGGACGATTCTCAGGTAGCGTCTGATAATGATAACAATGTTCAGGGATATATCATGTTTGGCTTTTTGGCTTTCATTTATATCTTCACAATTTACGGTCTACTAAAATGGGGTAATTTGGCACTTCATACACCTGCTTCTGAGCATGGTCTTTTGGTAGATAATTTAATGAATATTACTTGGGTGTTAATTTTTACTGTTCAGGTTATTACTCAGGGTTTATTATATTGGTTTTCTTTTAAATATAAAGGGAATAAAGATAAAAAAGCTTTGTTTTTTGCTGATAGTAATAAATTGGAAGCAATTTGGAGTATAATTCCTTCTGTTGTTTTGGCAATCTTAATACTTTACGGATTGTATGCATGGAATAATATCATGTTTGTTGACAAAGACGAAGATGTAGTAGAAATTGAATTATATGCTCAGCAATTTAAATGGACTGCCAGATATGCAGGGCAGGATAATGTTTTAGGTAAGGCAAATGTTCGTTTAATTGAAGGTATCAATACTTTGGGTGTTGATATGTCTGATCCTAATTCTCAGGATGATATTGTAGTAACTGAATTACATATTCCAAAAGGGAAAAAAGTTCATTTTAAAATGCGTTCTCAGGATGTTTTACACTCTGCTTATTTTCCACACTTTAGAGCACAAATGAACTGTGTTCCGGGAATGGTTACTGAATTTGCTTTTATTCCAACTTATACTACTGCTGAATATAGAGAGCTGCCTTTTATGATTGAGAAAGTAGCTAATATCAATAAACTTAGAAATGAAAAAAGTGCTGAATTAGTAGCAAAAGGAGGTACAGCTTTAGACCCATATACATTTGATTACTTATTGTTGTGTAATAAAATTTGTGGAGCTTCTCACTACAATATGCAAATGAAAGTTGTTGTGGATTCTCCTGAAGATTATAAAAAATGGTTAAGTGAAAAAACAACTTTAGCTCAGGATATTAAAGCTGCAGCTGCGGCTGAAAAGCCAGTTGAAGGAGATGAACCTACTACAGATACAACTACAAAGGTAAAAGATACTGTAAAGGCAGTTATTGATACTGTTAAAGCAGCTGTAGCAAAAGTTGCGGTTAAATAA
- a CDS encoding DUF3341 domain-containing protein, giving the protein MSNKVIYAIYNDDDILMDAVKKTRAAHHHIEEVFTPFPVHGLDKAMGLAPTRLAICAFLYGCVGISVATTMMSYIMIHDWPQDIGGKPSFSFIQNMPSFVPIMFEMTVFFAAHLMVITFYMRSRLWPFKQAENPDVRTTDDHFLMEVAVNDNEAELVSFFEGTGAVEVKVIEKN; this is encoded by the coding sequence ATGAGTAATAAAGTAATATACGCCATTTATAATGACGATGATATTTTGATGGACGCAGTAAAGAAAACCAGAGCTGCACACCATCATATAGAAGAAGTTTTTACTCCATTCCCAGTTCACGGATTGGATAAAGCTATGGGGTTAGCACCAACAAGATTAGCAATTTGTGCGTTCCTTTATGGATGTGTTGGAATTTCTGTTGCAACAACAATGATGAGTTATATCATGATTCATGACTGGCCACAAGATATTGGTGGTAAACCAAGTTTTAGTTTCATACAAAATATGCCATCTTTCGTGCCAATTATGTTTGAAATGACTGTATTTTTTGCAGCTCACTTAATGGTTATTACTTTTTACATGAGAAGTAGATTATGGCCATTTAAACAAGCAGAGAATCCTGATGTAAGAACAACAGATGACCATTTCTTAATGGAAGTGGCTGTAAACGATAATGAAGCTGAATTAGTTTCTTTCTTTGAAGGTACAGGAGCTGTTGAAGTTAAAGTAATTGAAAAGAATTAA
- a CDS encoding c-type cytochrome, which yields MKRIYKITLLVGITILVSSCHNNSAPNYQYFPNMYESVAYETYGESKVFKGGKEGQLPVEGTINRGFEPYEYENSTAGYELAKANLKSPLTEEEKSSEKGKQLFEIYCISCHGATGNGKGKLVEREKFLGVPSYKDREITEGSIFHVETYGLNAMGSHANQLSAHERWLVADYVLKLKSQL from the coding sequence ATGAAAAGGATATATAAAATAACACTTTTAGTTGGTATAACTATTTTAGTTTCATCTTGCCACAATAATTCGGCACCAAACTATCAGTATTTCCCAAATATGTATGAGTCTGTAGCATATGAGACTTATGGAGAGTCAAAAGTATTTAAGGGAGGAAAAGAAGGACAGCTTCCTGTAGAAGGAACTATTAACAGAGGTTTTGAACCTTATGAGTACGAAAATTCAACGGCAGGGTATGAATTGGCTAAAGCTAATTTAAAATCACCTTTGACGGAAGAAGAAAAAAGTTCTGAAAAAGGAAAACAGCTTTTCGAGATTTATTGTATCAGCTGCCATGGCGCAACTGGAAATGGTAAAGGTAAATTGGTTGAAAGAGAAAAATTTCTTGGGGTACCTAGCTATAAAGACAGAGAAATTACTGAAGGTAGTATTTTTCACGTTGAAACTTATGGTTTAAATGCAATGGGTTCACATGCAAATCAATTAAGTGCCCATGAACGTTGGTTAGTTGCTGACTATGTTCTAAAACTAAAAAGCCAATTATAA